The following are encoded together in the Jannaschia sp. M317 genome:
- a CDS encoding DUF411 domain-containing protein, whose protein sequence is MPDDLWSCHTAHADRPDGRTYVIEGHVSFDAMDRLMAEAPDVVGVSAPRHA, encoded by the coding sequence GATCTCTGGTCCTGCCACACGGCCCATGCTGACCGCCCGGACGGGCGCACCTACGTCATCGAGGGGCATGTGTCCTTCGATGCGATGGACCGCCTGATGGCGGAAGCGCCCGACGTCGTCGGCGTTTCGGCGCCCCGGCATGCCTGA